In one window of Burkholderia cenocepacia DNA:
- a CDS encoding O-acetylserine/cysteine exporter, whose protein sequence is MAPKDLLLALVVILAWGVNFVVIKVGLHGMPPMLLGALRFTLAAVPAVFFVRRPQISWRLLVLYGATIQLGQFVFLFTGMYVGMPAGLASLVLQSQAFFTLVFAMLFLGERLRVQNLVGLAIAAGGLVVIAAQGGRAMTLAGFLLTICSAAMWAVGNIVTKKVGKANLVSLVVWASLVPPVPFFLLSLWFEGPQRIATALAGLDGASIFAVVYLAFVATLLGYGLWSRLLSRYPAAQVAQFSLLVPIIGLASSALLLDEHLTQAQLIGAALVMGGLAVNVFGGKLLSRFAAS, encoded by the coding sequence ATGGCCCCGAAGGACTTGCTGCTCGCGCTGGTCGTGATCCTCGCGTGGGGCGTGAACTTCGTCGTGATCAAGGTCGGCCTGCACGGCATGCCGCCGATGCTGCTCGGCGCGCTGCGCTTCACGCTCGCGGCGGTGCCCGCGGTGTTCTTCGTGCGCCGGCCGCAGATTTCGTGGCGGCTGCTGGTGCTGTACGGTGCGACGATCCAGCTCGGCCAGTTCGTGTTCCTGTTCACCGGCATGTACGTCGGCATGCCGGCCGGCCTCGCGTCGCTCGTGCTGCAGTCGCAGGCGTTCTTCACGCTGGTGTTCGCGATGCTGTTCCTCGGCGAGCGGCTGCGCGTGCAGAACCTGGTCGGGCTCGCGATTGCCGCGGGCGGGCTCGTCGTGATCGCCGCGCAGGGCGGCCGCGCGATGACGCTCGCGGGCTTCCTGCTGACGATCTGCTCGGCCGCGATGTGGGCCGTCGGCAATATCGTCACGAAGAAAGTCGGCAAGGCGAACCTCGTGTCGCTCGTCGTGTGGGCGAGCCTCGTGCCGCCCGTGCCGTTCTTCCTGCTGTCGCTGTGGTTCGAGGGGCCGCAGCGGATCGCGACCGCGCTCGCCGGGCTCGACGGCGCGTCGATCTTCGCGGTCGTTTATCTCGCGTTCGTCGCGACGCTGCTCGGCTACGGGCTGTGGAGCCGCCTGCTGTCGCGCTACCCGGCCGCGCAGGTCGCGCAATTCTCGCTGCTGGTGCCGATCATCGGGCTCGCGTCGTCGGCGCTGCTGCTCGACGAGCATCTGACGCAGGCGCAGTTGATCGGTGCCGCGCTCGTGATGGGCGGGCTCGCGGTGAACGTGTTCGGCGGGAAACTGCTGAGCCGCTTCGCGGCGTCGTGA
- a CDS encoding pirin family protein, which translates to MTDSIKALLKPHVRDIGNLQVRRTLPALAARLVGPFIFFDHMGPATLPAGTGLDVRPHPHIGLATVTYLFDGAILHRDSLGSLQEIVPGDVNWMTAGRGIVHSERTPDAQRASGHTVHGIQTWVALPQAHETTEPSFEHHAADTLPKRDENGVALTVIAGDAFGLHSPVTTFSRTLYVAAEFAAGGRLELDASHEERAVYVVDGALAIDGTPVPAEQMAVLAPGATVTLTSASGARAMLLGGDRMDGERFIEWNFVASSREAIERAKAAWTRQEMGKVPGETEWIPLPEAKPR; encoded by the coding sequence ATGACCGACTCGATCAAAGCCCTGCTGAAGCCGCACGTGCGCGACATCGGCAACCTGCAGGTGCGCCGCACGCTGCCCGCGCTCGCCGCACGCCTCGTCGGCCCGTTCATCTTCTTCGATCACATGGGGCCCGCCACGCTGCCCGCCGGCACGGGGCTCGACGTGCGCCCGCATCCGCACATCGGGCTCGCGACGGTCACCTACCTGTTCGACGGCGCGATCCTGCACCGCGACAGCCTCGGCTCGCTGCAGGAAATCGTGCCGGGCGACGTGAACTGGATGACGGCCGGCCGCGGCATCGTCCACTCCGAGCGCACGCCGGACGCGCAGCGCGCGAGCGGCCACACCGTGCACGGCATCCAGACCTGGGTCGCGCTGCCGCAGGCGCACGAGACGACCGAGCCGTCGTTCGAGCACCACGCGGCCGACACGCTGCCCAAGCGCGACGAAAACGGCGTGGCGCTGACGGTGATCGCCGGCGACGCGTTCGGGCTGCATTCGCCCGTGACGACGTTCTCGCGCACGCTGTACGTCGCGGCCGAATTCGCGGCCGGCGGCCGGCTCGAACTCGATGCGTCGCACGAGGAGCGCGCGGTCTACGTGGTCGACGGCGCGCTCGCGATCGACGGCACGCCGGTACCGGCCGAACAGATGGCCGTGCTCGCGCCGGGCGCGACGGTCACGCTGACGAGCGCCAGCGGCGCGCGCGCGATGCTGCTCGGCGGCGACCGGATGGACGGCGAACGCTTCATCGAGTGGAATTTCGTCGCGAGCAGCCGCGAGGCAATCGAGCGGGCGAAAGCGGCGTGGACGCGCCAGGAAATGGGCAAGGTGCCTGGCGAGACGGAGTGGATTCCGCTGCCCGAAGCGAAGCCGCGTTGA
- the trxA gene encoding thioredoxin — protein MDTTLATFEKDVIEASLDTPVLVDFWAPWCGPCKTLGPLLEKLEADYAGRWKLVKVNVDENQELAAHFQTRSIPHVIAFADGRPVDQFVGVLPEGQLRAFLDRLLPAAEEAERRAAQYAMAEQRFDDALAHLEAALALNPGYDDARLDLIELLLARNEVDAARAETERLSPQTVQNGDPRYQAIKTRFDALDATADLPPTDALEARIAANPADLDARFDLAQSLIARRAYEGALEQLLEIVTRDRAYGDDLGRRTMISVFELAGDRPDLVAAWRRKLSMALN, from the coding sequence ATGGACACCACGCTTGCCACATTCGAGAAAGACGTCATCGAGGCGTCGCTGGACACGCCCGTGCTGGTCGACTTCTGGGCGCCGTGGTGCGGCCCCTGCAAGACGCTCGGCCCGCTGCTGGAAAAGCTCGAGGCCGATTACGCAGGCCGCTGGAAGCTCGTGAAGGTCAACGTCGACGAGAACCAGGAACTCGCCGCGCACTTCCAGACGCGCAGCATCCCGCACGTGATCGCGTTCGCCGACGGGCGCCCGGTCGATCAGTTCGTCGGCGTGCTGCCCGAGGGCCAGTTGCGCGCGTTCCTTGACCGGCTGCTGCCGGCGGCCGAGGAAGCCGAGCGCCGCGCCGCGCAATATGCGATGGCCGAACAGCGCTTCGACGATGCGCTCGCCCACCTCGAAGCGGCGCTGGCGCTGAACCCCGGCTACGACGACGCGCGCCTCGACCTGATCGAGCTGCTGCTCGCGCGCAACGAGGTCGACGCCGCGCGCGCGGAAACCGAGCGCCTGTCGCCGCAAACCGTGCAGAACGGCGATCCGCGCTACCAGGCGATCAAGACCCGTTTCGACGCGCTGGACGCCACGGCCGACTTGCCGCCGACCGACGCGCTCGAAGCGCGCATCGCGGCGAATCCCGCCGATCTCGACGCGCGCTTCGACCTCGCGCAGAGCCTGATCGCGCGGCGCGCGTACGAAGGGGCACTGGAACAGTTGCTGGAAATCGTGACGCGCGATCGCGCATACGGCGACGATCTCGGCCGCCGCACGATGATCTCGGTGTTCGAACTGGCCGGCGATCGCCCTGACCTCGTCGCCGCGTGGCGACGCAAGCTGAGCATGGCGCTCAACTGA
- a CDS encoding ThiF family adenylyltransferase → MSSADAAPPSSSDLTPTPQIQLDVDRARRFGGVARLYGAPAAAAFERAHVAVIGIGGVGSWVAEALARNAVGTLTLIDLDNVAESNTNRQIHALDGNYGKPKVDAMAERIALIDPACRVNRIEDFVEPDNFDALLGGGFDYVIDAIDSVRTKVALIAWCVAKRQPLIVVGGAGGQLDPTRIRIDDLALTIQDPLLSKVRAQLRKQHGFPRGPKARFKVSAVYSDEPLIYPEAAACDIEDGAEPSAAAHVAGLNCAGFGSSVCVTASFGFAAAAHALRAIAAQAAG, encoded by the coding sequence ATGTCCTCCGCCGACGCTGCCCCGCCCAGTTCTTCCGATCTTACCCCGACCCCGCAAATCCAGCTTGACGTGGATCGCGCGCGGCGTTTCGGCGGCGTCGCGCGCCTGTATGGCGCGCCGGCGGCCGCCGCGTTCGAGCGGGCGCACGTCGCGGTGATCGGGATCGGCGGCGTCGGGTCGTGGGTGGCCGAGGCGCTCGCGCGCAACGCGGTCGGCACGCTGACGCTGATCGATCTCGACAACGTCGCGGAGAGCAACACGAACCGGCAGATCCATGCGCTCGACGGCAATTACGGCAAGCCGAAGGTCGACGCGATGGCCGAGCGCATCGCGCTGATCGACCCCGCGTGCCGCGTGAACCGGATCGAGGATTTCGTCGAGCCCGACAACTTTGACGCACTGCTCGGCGGCGGTTTCGACTACGTGATCGATGCGATCGACAGCGTGCGCACGAAAGTCGCGCTGATCGCGTGGTGCGTCGCGAAACGGCAGCCGTTGATCGTCGTCGGCGGCGCGGGCGGGCAGCTCGATCCGACGCGCATCCGCATCGACGATCTCGCGCTGACGATCCAGGACCCGCTGCTGTCGAAGGTGCGTGCGCAGTTGCGCAAGCAGCACGGTTTTCCGCGCGGGCCGAAGGCGCGTTTCAAGGTCAGCGCCGTGTATTCGGACGAGCCGCTGATTTACCCGGAAGCGGCGGCCTGCGACATCGAGGACGGCGCGGAGCCATCCGCGGCCGCGCACGTCGCGGGGCTCAACTGCGCGGGTTTCGGTTCGAGCGTGTGCGTGACCGCGAGCTTCGGTTTCGCGGCGGCCGCGCATGCGCTGCGAGCGATCGCGGCACAGGCGGCCGGCTGA
- the pdxH gene encoding pyridoxamine 5'-phosphate oxidase, with translation MTTLADLRINYSRASLDEADAAPDPFAQFDRWFKEALAAKLPEPNTMTLATVGADGRPSARIVLIKGVDERGFVFFTNYESRKGHDLAVHPQAALLFYWIELERQVRIEGRIEKTSAEESDRYFASRPLGSRIGAWASEQSAVIDSRATLEAREKAVSERYGDNPPRPPHWGGYRLVPDSIEFWQGRPSRLHDRLLYTRDAAAASGWTISRLSP, from the coding sequence ATGACGACTCTCGCCGATCTCCGCATCAACTATTCACGTGCTTCGCTCGACGAAGCCGATGCCGCCCCCGACCCCTTCGCCCAGTTCGATCGCTGGTTCAAGGAGGCGCTCGCCGCCAAATTGCCCGAGCCGAACACGATGACGCTCGCGACCGTCGGCGCCGACGGCCGGCCGTCGGCCCGGATCGTGCTCATCAAGGGCGTCGACGAACGCGGGTTTGTCTTCTTCACCAATTACGAAAGCCGCAAGGGCCACGATCTCGCCGTGCATCCGCAAGCCGCGCTGCTGTTCTACTGGATCGAGCTCGAGCGCCAGGTGCGCATCGAAGGCCGGATCGAGAAAACCAGCGCGGAAGAAAGCGACCGCTATTTCGCGTCGCGCCCGCTCGGCTCGCGCATCGGCGCATGGGCGTCGGAGCAGAGCGCGGTGATCGACAGCCGCGCGACGCTCGAAGCGCGCGAGAAGGCCGTCAGCGAGCGCTACGGCGACAACCCGCCGCGCCCGCCGCACTGGGGCGGCTACCGCCTCGTGCCCGACTCGATCGAGTTCTGGCAGGGGCGCCCGTCGCGGCTGCACGACCGCCTGCTCTATACGCGCGACGCCGCGGCGGCGTCGGGCTGGACGATCTCGCGCCTGTCGCCGTAA
- a CDS encoding SAM-dependent methyltransferase: MFWEKKLAQWADEVRAKANIPARLVLWNGDQLDFGTFSAPQVTLKVNSASALPLLLEPSLDNLGEAYVKGKIDIEGKLSDIINIGYSLARSTVTSASKLARVKRYFNHTKSTDKKAIQYHYDVSNAFYQLWLDENMVYSCAYFENGDEDLATAQIKKIDHILTKIQLQPGQRLLDIGCGWGALVLRAAQKFGATCLGVTLSQNQFDLATARVKAAGLEDKIEIRLQDYREIEGQFDRITSVGMFEHVGRKNLPLYFSRVHDLLTDDGIAMNHGITSTDAESGETALGGGEFIDRYVFPDGELPHISLALEAAQRGGLEAVDVESLRRHYARTLDIWTENFEAKAEEARKLVDDEKFRIWRVYLAGCAYAFEHDDVSIFQIVCRKAGRSAKTLPWSRRYMYEHALPR, encoded by the coding sequence ATGTTCTGGGAAAAGAAGCTGGCACAGTGGGCGGACGAAGTACGGGCGAAAGCGAACATACCGGCGCGACTGGTGCTGTGGAACGGCGATCAACTCGATTTCGGCACCTTCAGCGCGCCGCAGGTCACGCTGAAGGTGAACAGCGCGTCGGCGTTGCCGCTGCTGCTCGAACCGAGCCTCGACAATCTCGGCGAGGCGTACGTGAAGGGCAAGATCGACATCGAAGGCAAGCTGTCGGACATCATCAACATCGGCTACTCGCTCGCGCGCAGCACCGTGACGAGCGCCAGCAAGCTCGCACGCGTGAAGCGCTACTTCAATCACACGAAGAGCACCGACAAGAAGGCGATCCAGTACCACTACGACGTCTCGAACGCGTTCTACCAGCTGTGGCTCGACGAGAACATGGTGTACTCGTGCGCGTACTTCGAGAACGGCGACGAGGATCTCGCCACCGCGCAGATCAAGAAGATCGACCACATCCTGACGAAGATCCAGCTGCAGCCTGGCCAGCGGCTGCTCGACATCGGCTGCGGCTGGGGTGCGCTCGTACTGCGCGCCGCGCAGAAATTCGGCGCGACGTGTCTCGGCGTGACGCTGTCGCAGAACCAGTTCGACCTCGCCACCGCGCGCGTGAAGGCCGCGGGGCTCGAAGACAAGATCGAGATTCGTCTGCAGGATTACCGCGAGATCGAAGGCCAGTTCGACCGCATCACGAGTGTCGGGATGTTCGAGCACGTCGGCCGCAAGAACCTGCCGCTCTACTTCTCGCGCGTGCACGACCTGCTCACCGACGACGGCATCGCGATGAACCACGGGATCACGTCGACCGACGCGGAAAGCGGCGAAACGGCGCTCGGCGGCGGCGAATTCATCGATCGCTACGTGTTCCCGGACGGCGAGCTGCCGCACATCAGCCTCGCGCTCGAAGCGGCGCAGCGCGGCGGACTCGAGGCGGTTGACGTCGAAAGCCTGCGCCGGCACTATGCGCGCACGCTCGATATCTGGACGGAAAACTTCGAAGCGAAAGCCGAGGAAGCGAGAAAGCTCGTCGACGACGAAAAATTCCGTATCTGGCGCGTGTATCTCGCCGGCTGCGCGTATGCGTTCGAGCACGACGACGTGTCGATCTTCCAGATCGTGTGCCGCAAGGCCGGACGCAGCGCGAAAACGCTGCCGTGGTCGCGGCGCTACATGTACGAACACGCGCTGCCGCGCTAG
- a CDS encoding DUF72 domain-containing protein — protein MGDGRTRRKAPPQRQQRDDTDESHADGQFDLFGVPTDVARSSPADDERPASPDEHVMPDTPEDARPAPPPARTTSRPAADDEPAPSSGLLWDEPSPPAAAPKKGRRKRGVLPAPISADVAAAAAGLPPNVRLGTSSWYFPGWNGIVYDGDFAQTKLSREGLEAYGAHPLLRSVSLDRSFYGPLSVADYLRYAQQVPDDFRFVVKAPAAVTDAVIRGRRGEPSGPNPTFLDAQLATREFVQPCLDGLGRKAGVLVFQFSPLPDQLLAEPAALIDRLAAFFAALPPLPPDADGTRYAIEIRDASLLTPRFIRALAALGVRYCVGLHARMPDPLRQAAALALLDGDAPGPLIVRWSLHGGFKYEQAKAKYEPFDKLVDEDPATRSALAELAARYALAGQPVIITINNKAEGSAPLSCIALAREIAAACAQWRKEAA, from the coding sequence ATGGGTGACGGCAGGACGCGGCGCAAGGCGCCGCCGCAACGACAGCAGCGCGACGACACCGACGAGTCGCACGCCGACGGGCAATTCGACCTGTTCGGCGTGCCGACGGATGTCGCACGCTCGTCGCCAGCGGACGACGAGCGCCCCGCCAGCCCCGATGAGCACGTGATGCCGGACACGCCGGAAGACGCACGGCCGGCACCACCGCCCGCCCGTACGACCTCCCGTCCCGCCGCCGACGACGAACCTGCCCCGTCGTCCGGCCTGCTGTGGGACGAACCGTCCCCGCCGGCCGCCGCGCCGAAGAAAGGCCGCCGCAAACGTGGCGTGCTGCCCGCGCCGATCTCGGCGGACGTCGCCGCCGCCGCGGCCGGCCTGCCGCCGAACGTACGGCTCGGCACGTCGTCGTGGTACTTCCCCGGCTGGAACGGCATCGTCTACGACGGCGATTTCGCGCAGACGAAGCTGTCGCGCGAAGGGCTCGAAGCGTACGGCGCGCATCCGCTGCTGAGGAGCGTGAGCCTCGATAGATCGTTCTACGGCCCGCTGTCAGTGGCCGACTACCTGCGCTATGCGCAACAGGTGCCCGACGATTTCCGCTTCGTCGTGAAGGCGCCGGCCGCGGTGACCGACGCGGTGATCCGCGGCCGGCGCGGCGAGCCGTCCGGGCCGAACCCGACTTTCCTCGATGCCCAGCTCGCGACCCGCGAATTCGTCCAGCCGTGCCTCGACGGGCTCGGCCGCAAAGCCGGCGTGCTGGTGTTCCAGTTCTCGCCGCTGCCCGACCAACTGCTCGCGGAACCGGCCGCGCTGATCGACCGGCTCGCGGCGTTCTTCGCGGCGCTGCCGCCGCTGCCGCCGGACGCCGACGGCACGCGTTACGCGATCGAGATCCGCGACGCGAGCCTGCTCACGCCGCGCTTCATCCGCGCGCTGGCCGCGCTCGGCGTGCGCTACTGCGTCGGCCTGCACGCGCGGATGCCCGACCCGCTGCGCCAGGCCGCCGCGCTCGCGCTGCTCGACGGCGACGCGCCGGGCCCGCTGATCGTGCGCTGGAGCCTGCACGGCGGTTTCAAGTACGAGCAGGCGAAGGCGAAATACGAGCCGTTCGACAAGCTCGTCGACGAGGACCCGGCCACCCGCTCGGCGCTCGCCGAACTGGCCGCGCGCTACGCGCTGGCCGGGCAGCCGGTGATCATCACGATCAACAACAAGGCGGAAGGCTCCGCGCCGCTGTCGTGCATCGCGCTCGCACGCGAAATCGCCGCCGCGTGCGCACAGTGGCGCAAGGAGGCGGCGTGA
- the msrA gene encoding peptide-methionine (S)-S-oxide reductase MsrA, which produces MGNEMLETATLGGGCFWCTEAVFLDVDGVTAVQSGYAGGHTRNPGYRDICEGDTGHAEVVNVTFDPARIGYREILEIFFATHDPTTLNRQGNDVGTQYRSVVFTHSDAQRDTALDVIAELEREQVFGQPIVTQVVPLDGNYWPAEDYHQNYYARNPGQGYCSVVIGPKLAKFRQKFSHRLKSLRGA; this is translated from the coding sequence ATGGGGAACGAGATGCTTGAAACCGCAACGCTCGGAGGCGGGTGTTTCTGGTGCACGGAGGCCGTGTTTCTCGACGTCGACGGCGTGACGGCCGTTCAGTCGGGTTATGCGGGCGGCCATACGCGCAACCCTGGCTATCGCGACATCTGCGAAGGCGACACCGGCCACGCGGAAGTCGTCAACGTGACGTTCGATCCGGCGCGCATCGGCTATCGCGAGATCCTCGAGATCTTCTTCGCGACGCACGATCCGACCACGCTGAACCGGCAGGGCAACGACGTCGGCACGCAGTACCGGTCGGTCGTGTTCACGCATTCGGATGCACAGCGCGACACGGCGCTCGACGTGATTGCCGAGCTCGAGCGCGAACAGGTGTTCGGCCAGCCGATCGTCACGCAGGTCGTGCCGCTTGACGGCAATTACTGGCCGGCCGAGGACTATCATCAGAACTATTACGCACGCAATCCGGGGCAGGGCTATTGCTCGGTCGTGATCGGGCCGAAGCTCGCGAAATTCCGGCAGAAGTTCTCGCACCGGCTGAAGTCGCTGCGCGGCGCGTAA
- a CDS encoding selenium-binding protein SBP56-related protein, which yields MSMRPDPTFHASPELAMQAPAEEFAYTLLLSPDFSRPDALAVIDVKPGSSTYGKIVHTVTMPNTGDEFHHFGWNACSSSLSPLTGHAFLERRFLIIPGLRSSRIYVIDTKPHPTQARIHKIIEPDEIFAKTGYSRPHTVHCGPEGIYVSTLGGAGNDGTDGAPGIFIMDCETFDVLGRWEIDRGPQDKHYDFWWNLPRDYMVSSEWALPPQFENGIVPEDLLANKYGHRLHFWDLRARRNVQTIDLGAQHQMALEVRPAHDPVREYGFVGVVVDTTNLEGSIWTWWREGGKFHVKKTATIPAEPATADELPPLLQGFGAVPPLVTDIDLSLDDRFLYVSCWGTGEMRQYDVSDPHNPVLAGSVRIGGIARRAPHPNGRTFAGGPQMVEISRDGRRVYWTNSLYSTWDDQFYPDGVPAAQVLAHAGPDGGLTLADDYWVEFPDGYRAHQIRLEGGDCSTDSFCYPSVKR from the coding sequence ATGAGCATGCGGCCCGATCCGACGTTTCACGCTTCGCCCGAGCTTGCGATGCAGGCGCCGGCGGAGGAGTTTGCCTATACGTTGTTGCTGAGCCCCGATTTTTCCAGACCCGACGCGCTCGCCGTGATCGACGTGAAGCCCGGCTCGTCGACGTACGGCAAGATCGTGCATACGGTGACGATGCCGAACACCGGCGACGAGTTTCATCACTTCGGCTGGAATGCGTGCTCGTCGTCGCTGTCGCCGCTGACCGGCCATGCGTTCCTCGAGCGCCGCTTCCTGATCATCCCCGGCCTGCGCTCGTCGCGCATCTACGTGATCGACACGAAGCCGCACCCGACGCAGGCGCGCATCCACAAGATCATCGAGCCCGACGAGATCTTCGCGAAGACCGGCTATTCGCGGCCGCACACCGTGCATTGCGGGCCGGAGGGCATCTATGTGAGCACGCTCGGCGGCGCGGGCAACGACGGCACCGACGGCGCGCCCGGCATCTTCATCATGGATTGCGAGACCTTCGACGTGCTCGGCCGCTGGGAGATCGATCGCGGCCCGCAGGACAAGCATTACGACTTCTGGTGGAACCTGCCGCGCGACTACATGGTGTCGAGCGAATGGGCGCTACCGCCGCAATTCGAGAACGGGATCGTCCCCGAGGATCTGCTCGCGAACAAGTACGGGCACCGGCTGCATTTCTGGGACCTGCGCGCGCGGCGCAACGTGCAGACGATCGATCTCGGCGCGCAGCACCAGATGGCGCTCGAGGTGCGGCCCGCGCACGATCCGGTGCGCGAATACGGATTCGTGGGCGTCGTGGTCGATACGACCAATCTCGAAGGCTCGATCTGGACCTGGTGGCGCGAAGGCGGCAAGTTCCACGTGAAGAAAACCGCGACGATCCCGGCCGAGCCGGCCACGGCCGACGAGCTGCCGCCGCTGCTGCAAGGATTCGGCGCGGTGCCGCCGCTCGTGACCGACATCGACCTGTCGCTCGACGACCGCTTCCTGTACGTGTCGTGCTGGGGTACCGGCGAGATGCGCCAGTACGACGTGTCGGACCCGCACAATCCGGTGCTCGCGGGGTCGGTGCGCATCGGCGGCATCGCGCGCCGGGCACCGCACCCGAACGGCCGCACGTTCGCGGGCGGCCCGCAGATGGTCGAGATCAGCCGCGACGGCCGGCGCGTGTACTGGACCAACTCGCTCTATTCGACGTGGGACGACCAGTTCTATCCGGACGGCGTGCCGGCCGCGCAGGTGCTCGCGCACGCGGGGCCGGACGGCGGGCTGACGCTCGCCGACGACTACTGGGTCGAATTCCCCGACGGCTATCGTGCGCACCAGATCCGGCTCGAAGGCGGCGACTGCTCGACCGACTCGTTCTGCTATCCGTCGGTCAAGCGTTGA
- a CDS encoding flavin reductase family protein, producing the protein MSHANPPDFDAAAFRQALGQFATGVTVITTRAPSGQLIGITASSFNSVSLDPPLVLWSLAHKSASTPVFRGNSHYVVNVLAASQLDLCKRFSTYKGDRFEGIAHAAGNSGMPVLDGALAWFECHNRSRYDEGDHVIFVGEVERCGVRAVSETAPPLVFHGGGFHGLTPL; encoded by the coding sequence ATGAGTCACGCCAATCCGCCGGATTTCGACGCGGCCGCCTTCCGGCAGGCGCTCGGCCAGTTCGCGACGGGCGTGACGGTGATCACGACGCGCGCGCCGTCCGGCCAGCTGATCGGCATCACCGCCAGTTCGTTCAATTCGGTGTCGCTCGATCCGCCGCTCGTGCTGTGGAGCCTCGCGCACAAATCGGCGTCGACGCCCGTGTTCCGCGGCAACAGCCATTACGTGGTGAACGTGCTCGCGGCGTCGCAACTCGACCTGTGCAAGCGCTTCTCGACCTACAAGGGCGATCGTTTCGAAGGGATTGCGCACGCGGCCGGCAACTCGGGGATGCCGGTGCTCGACGGCGCGCTCGCGTGGTTCGAATGCCACAACCGCAGCCGCTACGACGAAGGCGACCACGTGATCTTCGTCGGCGAAGTGGAACGCTGCGGCGTGCGCGCGGTATCGGAAACGGCCCCGCCGCTCGTGTTCCACGGCGGCGGCTTCCACGGCCTCACACCGCTTTGA
- a CDS encoding Lrp/AsnC family transcriptional regulator encodes MHAITLDATDCRILAVLQEEGRISNLDLAERISLSPSACLRRMRLLEEQGVIEHYRACLSREKLGFELEAFVQVSMRNEENQWHERFAEALREWPEVVGAFVVTGESHYLLRVLAHNLKHYSDFVLNRLYKAPGVMDIRSNIVLQTLKDEAGAPVGLARTGAIKAV; translated from the coding sequence ATGCACGCGATCACGCTCGATGCCACCGACTGCCGGATTCTGGCGGTACTGCAGGAGGAGGGCAGAATCAGCAATCTCGACCTGGCCGAACGCATCTCGCTTTCGCCATCCGCCTGCCTGCGTCGCATGCGCCTGCTCGAGGAGCAGGGCGTGATCGAGCACTATCGCGCGTGCCTGAGCCGCGAGAAGCTCGGCTTCGAGCTCGAGGCGTTCGTGCAGGTGTCGATGCGCAACGAAGAGAATCAATGGCACGAGCGCTTCGCGGAAGCGCTGCGCGAATGGCCGGAGGTGGTCGGCGCGTTCGTCGTGACGGGCGAGAGCCACTATCTGCTGCGCGTGCTCGCGCACAACCTCAAGCACTATTCGGATTTCGTGCTGAACCGCCTCTACAAGGCGCCGGGCGTGATGGACATCCGGTCGAACATCGTGCTGCAGACGCTGAAGGACGAAGCCGGCGCGCCGGTCGGCCTGGCGCGCACGGGGGCGATCAAAGCGGTGTGA